From the genome of Flavobacterium sediminis:
ATAAATTAGGTCTTGATGAAAATGCTAATCCGGCGATCGTTGGCTTTTACCTTTGGAACAATACATTGGCTAAAGCCAGTATTGTAACTTATTACCAACGATAATATCTTAAAAAAAAAAACTTAAAGAGGCTGTTTCAAAAATGCTTTTGTTGTCAATCTGAACGCGTTTCAGGTTTTACAACAAATTGCATATCATGTTTAAATTTTGACATAAATTGAAAATGACAACTATTTTACTTTTGAAACAGTCTCTTTTTTTATGCTCTGATCGATTTTCTATCTACTGAAGAAGCATCTTCTGAAACGCCATATTTCCAATACGCATAAACCTGCCAGTCTTTGCGTTCAAGAATCTCTTGTTCTCTTAAATGCGATTGCATTTGGTTCGCAAAACCGTGTTCGCAAGCCGCAAAAACAAAATCTTTAGCCGCTAAATTCAATTGGCTCAACTTGGTAAACAATGAAGACTGTTGTCCGGGTTTGCTGTTCAGTAACCAATTCACTTTTATCCCTTTGGGAGCTTCCAAATCCAAAATATCACTTTCGTCAAAAACCTCTAAAAACACTTCTCCTTTAGCTTCAACAGGTAATTTTTCCAGCATGACACTCACTACAGGAACGGCTGTGTGATCTCCAAATAAAAAATAACGATTGGCTTCCTCCGGAAACAACGCTTTGTTTTTCACTTTCATCATCACGCCTAGCTTATCGCCTACTTCGGCATGAATCGCCCACGATGACGCCGGGCCTTCATCGCCATGCGCCACAAAATCCACCACCATTTCACCTTGTTCCCAATCTAATGCACGCAACGTATAAGTGCGAATGTAGAAGTTTTCTTTTACCGATTCTCTTTGTTGTAAACTTCCCGAATTCAATACCACATCCTTTGATTTAGGAATTGCAATTTTATTGTTATCACCCACTTTTGCATCTTTAAAATTAGCAATTTCGTCCCCGGTTAACACAATTCGGATATAATGAGGCGTTACATATTTTTTCTCTTTTAACGTTAAAACTCCCGACATAATTGCAGGCATTTCTCTTCTAATCATAGCTTTATCATTTATATTACTACCACAAAAGTAGCGCAAATCAATAATTCATTTTCGGTATTTTTTTATCATTTATTGGTATTTTTCATTACTTTTAAAACATGAAAGAAAAAGATTTTGAGGCTATTCGTATTGTTCAACAAAATTGTCCTTTAGGACAGTTGAAAACCTTTTCCAACAAGAAGTTCAACCTTATTTTTGTATGCAGCGGAAGTGGTATTTTTACCAAATATCAAACGCCCAATTCGTTTTCAAATGGCGATTTATTTTTTGTACCGCCTTTTGAAGATTTTTCGATGGAAACGCTAGAAGATACTACGTATTATCATTTAATGATTACCGATTTATTTCGGTTGGAATTGCGCGAATTGGTTTTGAGCTCCAAAGGAAAAGGCGTAGGTTTAGCCAAAGCACGTTCGCCTTTGAACCGGAAAATTACCTTTGATGCCAAAGACGAAATCTTAATCACCCGATTGTTTGAATATTTGACGCTTTTGTATGACGAACCCAATAAAAATGAGAACTTGTTTTATTATCCGGTACTCAATTTGGTTTCCATTATTGAGCGCAACACGCCTAATCCGCACACGCAAAAAAACACCCGATTAAAGAAAAACATCAACAGTATTGTGACGCATATTCACAAGAACATCAGGCATCCCGAAATGCTCAAAGTGGACTATATGGCGCATAAATTTAACCTCAGTACCAACCAACTGACACGTTTTTTTAAAAAGGAAATGAATACCGCGTTAAAAAAATATACGAATCAATGTCGCATGCAATTGATTGTGGAAAAAGTACAACGAGAAGACATTACGTTCTCGGAAATTGCGCACGAGTTTGGTTTTACTGACGAAAGCTATTTTACCAAAGTATTTAAAAAGCAATACAACCAAAGCCCTACGGAGTATCGAAAAGCGTTTTTGGAGAGGAATTGAAAATATACTTAAAAATATGTTTCTTGATGGAATTTAAAGTTTAGAATTTAGCTTTACTAATTTATTTTAAATTTACTGTAAACTAGATTTTTTGTAACTTGCACTAGAAATAAATTTTGATAAAAATGGAGGAATTAATAGAAAAAATAAAGAATCTTGCTGAAACCTACTCTAACAACTTGAATAATCAAATTGAACAGAGAAAAGAAGAAATGAAAGCGGATGATAACTCTCACTATCTTATTTATCGAGTTTTAGGAATTACTATAAAAGAAGGTCAACTCATTGATGAATATCAAAACACGGGAAGATTCCTATATAAATATGCAGGTTCGTTTCTTGAAGAAGCGGCGACACTTTGTTTAAAATACAAATACCCTGACGGGCAAAAAACTAAAGTTGTTAACACAATTGGTCAAAGACCAAAAACTTTTGAAATTGACTTTTTAAATGCAAATGATGCAATTGAAGTTAAATGGAGAGATGCAACAACAGATGGAGACCATATAACTAAAGAACACACAAGGGTTCAGGTTATAAAAGCACACGGTTATAAACCAATTAGAATAATGTTTTATTATCCTCAAAGAGCTCAAGCCATAAAAATACAAAGCGCATTAAAAACTTTATATGCAGGTGTTAACGGAGAATATTACGGTGGAGATGATGCTTGGAAATATTTAGAAAAATATTCTGGAGTTGATCTCAAAACTATATTGACTAAAATTGCTAACGAAAGAACACCCTAAAATGGAAACTAATAAAATTTATCATGGAAATTGTGTTGAAAAGCTCAAAGAAATTAAAGAAAACAACATTGATTTAATTTACTTTGACCCTCCTTTTTTTACTCAA
Proteins encoded in this window:
- a CDS encoding ApaLI family restriction endonuclease, with the protein product MEELIEKIKNLAETYSNNLNNQIEQRKEEMKADDNSHYLIYRVLGITIKEGQLIDEYQNTGRFLYKYAGSFLEEAATLCLKYKYPDGQKTKVVNTIGQRPKTFEIDFLNANDAIEVKWRDATTDGDHITKEHTRVQVIKAHGYKPIRIMFYYPQRAQAIKIQSALKTLYAGVNGEYYGGDDAWKYLEKYSGVDLKTILTKIANERTP
- a CDS encoding AraC family transcriptional regulator; translated protein: MKEKDFEAIRIVQQNCPLGQLKTFSNKKFNLIFVCSGSGIFTKYQTPNSFSNGDLFFVPPFEDFSMETLEDTTYYHLMITDLFRLELRELVLSSKGKGVGLAKARSPLNRKITFDAKDEILITRLFEYLTLLYDEPNKNENLFYYPVLNLVSIIERNTPNPHTQKNTRLKKNINSIVTHIHKNIRHPEMLKVDYMAHKFNLSTNQLTRFFKKEMNTALKKYTNQCRMQLIVEKVQREDITFSEIAHEFGFTDESYFTKVFKKQYNQSPTEYRKAFLERN
- a CDS encoding siderophore-interacting protein: MIRREMPAIMSGVLTLKEKKYVTPHYIRIVLTGDEIANFKDAKVGDNNKIAIPKSKDVVLNSGSLQQRESVKENFYIRTYTLRALDWEQGEMVVDFVAHGDEGPASSWAIHAEVGDKLGVMMKVKNKALFPEEANRYFLFGDHTAVPVVSVMLEKLPVEAKGEVFLEVFDESDILDLEAPKGIKVNWLLNSKPGQQSSLFTKLSQLNLAAKDFVFAACEHGFANQMQSHLREQEILERKDWQVYAYWKYGVSEDASSVDRKSIRA